The Mycolicibacterium aurum genome segment CGGTAAACAGATTCGCGACGTGCTGGACGAGCAGCTACCGCGTGCACTGGAGATGCAGGCCGATCTGGTGACGGTCTGCATCGGCATGAACGACATGACCAGGCCCGGCCGCGGTTTCGACCGGGCGCTGGATCAGTTGGACATGGTGTACCTGCATCTGGCCGCCTCCGGAGCCACCGTGGTGACGACGACCTTCCCCGACCTCGCCAGAATTCTGCCGATCGGACGTCTGCTCGGCGCGCGGGTGGTCGCGATCAACGAGCGGATCCGGGCCGCTGCAGCGCTGCACGGATTCCGGCTCGTCGACCTGTTCGCCGCGCCGTCGATGACGCAGCCCGACACCTGGAGCGCCGACCGGGTGCACGGTTCACCGAAGGGGCACATGCTGTTTGCCGCTGCCGCCGCCGAGGCGCTCGGACTCCCCGGTAGTAGCCATGCGTGGGCAGTCGCCGACCCCAGCGCCGACCTGCCGTCGTTCCGGTCCCGGATGTACTCGCAGGTGTTGTGGACGCAGAACATGTTGATGCCCTGGCTGTGGACACATCTGCGCGGCGGCTCCGTGACCGACGGACGAGAACCGAGACGGCCGGAGCTGCAGCCGCTGGGCGTGTGAGGACGCTGGTCTCAGACGCCCGTCCACGACTCGTCGATGGTTTCGGCGACGTCGATGACCTTGGCCTTCTGCGATCCTGGGCTGTCGATCTCGCCCGCGACGTGCAAGGCGAT includes the following:
- a CDS encoding SGNH/GDSL hydrolase family protein, encoding MIEYSRYVALGDSQTEGLWDGDDDTGLAGFADRLAALLSRLRPGLQYANLAIRGKQIRDVLDEQLPRALEMQADLVTVCIGMNDMTRPGRGFDRALDQLDMVYLHLAASGATVVTTTFPDLARILPIGRLLGARVVAINERIRAAAALHGFRLVDLFAAPSMTQPDTWSADRVHGSPKGHMLFAAAAAEALGLPGSSHAWAVADPSADLPSFRSRMYSQVLWTQNMLMPWLWTHLRGGSVTDGREPRRPELQPLGV